The proteins below come from a single Halictus rubicundus isolate RS-2024b chromosome 13, iyHalRubi1_principal, whole genome shotgun sequence genomic window:
- the Jagn gene encoding jagunal isoform X1 — MASKVTLSQALGTDGSDFNHRQKIAIHYQISATNKSRLKYCIFFHYLLFFVMLAKLSADILDHLDIFILEIEELQVPQPLWWEYIWCSSLMLSFLALSAIKRNRIRTLRQYIIGIILLGYGPLLYAVVYYFKDVWKYLAIGKSEEIHLWQDLPYGLLWYAFILLASQVHSFSLYFSWNLLVAWKTRGIKKAD; from the exons ATGGCTTCAAAAGTAACACTGTCCCAGGCTCTGGGTACAGATGGAAGTGATTTTAATCATAGACAAAAAATTGCTATTCACTATCAAATCAG CGCAACAAATAAATCAAGACTGAAATATTGCATATTTTTTCACTATCTTCTTTTCTTCGTTATGCTTGCCAAATTATCGGCTGATATTTTAGATCATCTGGATATATTTATTTTAGAGATTGAAGAATTACAAGTACCTCAG CCTCTGTGGTGGGAGTACATATGGTGCTCAAGTTTGATGTTAAGTTTCCTCGCATTGTCTGCTATTAAGAGAAACAGAATTAGAACATTACGACAGTATATAATAGGCATCATTTTATTAGGATATGGTCCACTTTTGTATGCAGTTGTATATTATTTCAAGGATGTCTGGAAATATCTTGCTATAGGTAAATCAGAAGAAATTCACTTGTGGCAG GATCTACCATATGGTTTATTGTGGTATGCGTTTATACTGTTAGCCTCTCAGGTTCATTCGTTTTCTTTATACTTCTCTTGGAACCTTTTAGTAGCATGGAAGACACGAGGAATTAAGAAAGCTGATTAA
- the Jagn gene encoding jagunal isoform X2 produces the protein MASKVTLSQALGTDGSDFNHRQKIAIHYQISATNKSRLKYCIFFHYLLFFVMLAKLSADILDHLDIFILEIEELQVPQPLWWEYIWCSSLMLSFLALSAIKRNRIRTLRQYIIGIILLGYGPLLYAVVYYFKDVWKYLAIGSTIWFIVVCVYTVSLSGSFVFFILLLEPFSSMEDTRN, from the exons ATGGCTTCAAAAGTAACACTGTCCCAGGCTCTGGGTACAGATGGAAGTGATTTTAATCATAGACAAAAAATTGCTATTCACTATCAAATCAG CGCAACAAATAAATCAAGACTGAAATATTGCATATTTTTTCACTATCTTCTTTTCTTCGTTATGCTTGCCAAATTATCGGCTGATATTTTAGATCATCTGGATATATTTATTTTAGAGATTGAAGAATTACAAGTACCTCAG CCTCTGTGGTGGGAGTACATATGGTGCTCAAGTTTGATGTTAAGTTTCCTCGCATTGTCTGCTATTAAGAGAAACAGAATTAGAACATTACGACAGTATATAATAGGCATCATTTTATTAGGATATGGTCCACTTTTGTATGCAGTTGTATATTATTTCAAGGATGTCTGGAAATATCTTGCTATAG GATCTACCATATGGTTTATTGTGGTATGCGTTTATACTGTTAGCCTCTCAGGTTCATTCGTTTTCTTTATACTTCTCTTGGAACCTTTTAGTAGCATGGAAGACACGAGGAATTAA
- the Trmt61 gene encoding tRNA methyltransferase 61: protein MSFNIVKDVIEEGDVVVLYLGPTNMHSLEIKSQIQNKKGNMVDNVFQTTYGALKVISLVGQKYGTKVQLSRGWGYILQPTPELWTLTVPHRTQILYSPDISLIIYLMNLTPGSIVIETGTGSGSLSHALTRTVRPHGHLYTFDFHEQRVNVAHAEFHRHGLSEFVTVKHKDICKEGFGEELQNKVDAIFLDLPHPWLAIDHALYAFKESGGKLCSFSPCIEQVQRTCIKLLTKGFIELNTFECLQREVNVHYKNLPTLDLECLKHEHVNEDMAQQSKNEKPYQTKLLTVTHAHSLPGHTGFITIATLPPSYARKSEISLESID, encoded by the exons ATGAGTTTTAATATAGTCAAGGACGTTATAGAAGAAGGAGATGTGGTAGTTTTATATTTAGGACCTACTAATATGCATTCTTTAGAAATAAAATCACAAATTCAGAATAAAAAGGGTAATATGGTTGATAATGTTTTTCAAACAACGTACGGAGCACTTAAAGTTATATCACTTGTTGGACAAAAATATGGTACAAAAGTACAACTATCACGTGGATGGGGATACATATTACAACCAACACCAGAACTTTGGACATTAACAGTCCCCCATAGGACACAAATATTATATAGTCCTGATATAAGTCTTATCATATATTTAATGAATTTGACACCAGGAAGCATAGTCATTGAAACAG GTACAGGAAGTGGTTCTCTTTCACATGCACTTACACGCACAGTTCGTCCTCATGGACATCTTTATACATTTGACTTTCACGAACAACGTGTAAACGTTGCACATGCAGAATTCCATAGGCATGGACTCAGTGAATTTGTAACAGTAAAGCATAAAGATATATGCAAAGAAGGGTTTGGAGAAGAATTACAAAATAAAGTAGATGCAATATTTTTGGATCTTCCACATCCCTGGTTGGCAATTGATCATGCTTTATATGCTTTCAAAGAATCAG gtGGAAAACTCTGTTCATTTTCTCCTTGTATCGAACAAGTGCAGCGTacttgtataaaattattaacaaaggGGTTTATTGAATTGAATACATTCGAATGTTTACAAAGAGAAGTGAATGTGCACTACAAAAATCTTCCTACATTGGATTTAGAATGTTTGAAACACGAG CATGTAAATGAAGATATGGCACAACAAAGTAAAAATGAAAAGCCCTATCAAACAAAACTTCTTACTGTAACACATGCTCACTCTTTACCTGGTCATACGGGGTTTATTACAATTGCTACGCTACCCCCGTCTTATGCACGGAAGTCAGAAATAAGTTTAGAATCTATAGACTAA
- the LOC143360736 gene encoding tubulin gamma-2 chain isoform X2 — protein sequence MPCEMITLQLGQCGNQIGFEFWKKLCAEHGISPEGILEDYATEGTDRKDVFFYQSDDEHYIPRAVLLDLEPRVIHTIMNSPYSKLYNPENIYLSKHGGGAGNNWASGYHQGEKLQEEIFDILDREADGSDSLEGFVLCHSIAGGTGSGMGSFMLESLADRYPKKLIETYSVFPNQDEISDVVVQPYNSLLTLKRLTQCADCVVVLDNTALNRIASDRLHIQNPSFTQINQLVSTIMSVSTTTLRYPSYMNNDLVGLIAPLIPTPRLHFLMTGYTPLTTDQEVSSYLIKCTGASVRKTSVLDVMRRLLQPKNMMVSTALDRNASHCYISILNIIQGEVDPTQVHKSLQRIRERKLAQFIPWGPASIQVALSRKSPYIQSTHRVSGLMLANHTNISSLFDRALQQYDKLRKREAFLEQFRKEKMFEDNLDELDNSREVVEYLVKEYQAATRVDYLSWNPNKVET from the exons ATGCCTTGCGAAATGATTACTTTGCAATTAGGCCAATGTGGCAACCAAA TTGGATTTGAATTTTGGAAGAAATTATGTGCCGAACATGGCATCAGTCCAGAAGGTATTTTAGAAGATTATGCGACAGAAGGAACTGACAGAAAGGATGTATTTTTTTATCAATCAGATGATGAACATTATATACCAAGAGCAGTATTATTAGATTTGGAACCTAGAGTAATTCATACGATTATGAATTCTCCATATTCTAAG TTATACAATCCagagaatatttatttatcaaaaCATGGAGGCGGTGCTGGAAATAACTGGGCATCAGGCTATCATCAAGGAGAGAAACTTCAGgaagaaatttttgatattttagATAGGGAAGCTGATGGAAGTGACAGTTTAGAG GGATTTGTTCTGTGTCATTCCATAGCAGGTGGTACAGGTTCAGGTATGGGTTCATTCATGCTTGAATCTCTTGCAGACAGATATccgaaaaaattaattgaaacctACAGTGTGTTTCCAAATCAAGATGAAATAAG CGATGTGGTAGTACAACCATATAATTCTCTGTTAACATTGAAGAGATTGACACAATGTGCTGATTGTGTTGTTGTTTTAGACAATACTGCACTTAACAGAATAGCATCAGATAGACTTCATATTCAAAATCCAAGttttacacaaataaatcaACTTGTTTCCACAATAATGTCTGTTAGCACCACTACACTTCG GTACCCTTCGTACATGAACAATGATTTGGTAGGCTTAATTGCTCCATTAATTCCAACACCACGCTTACATTTTCTTATGACTGGTTATACTCCGCTTACTACAGATCAAGAAGTAAGTAGCTATTTAATTAAATGTACA ggAGCTTCAGTAAGGAAAACTTCAGTATTAGATGTTATGAGACGCTTGTTACAACCAAAAAATATGATGGTCTCCACAGCATTGGACCGAAACGCATCTCATTGTTATATatctattttaaatattatacag GGTGAAGTAGATCCAACACAAGTCCACAAGTCATTACAAAGAATAAGGGAACGAAAACTTGCACAATTTATACCTTGGGGTCCTGCTAGCATACAAGTCGCTTTGTCAAGGAAGTCTCCCTACATACAGAGTACCCATAGAGTGTCAGGCTTAATGTTGGCCAACCATACTAACATATCATCC TTATTTGATCGTGCCTTACAGCAATATGATAAATTGCGAAAACGAGAAGCATTTTTGGAGCAATTTCGtaaagaaaaaatgtttgaagatAATTTGGATGAGCTAGATAATTCTAGAGAAGTCGTTGAATACTTAGTGAAAGAATATCAAGCTGCTACACGAGTCGATTATTTATCTTGGAATCCGAACAAAGTAGAGACATAA
- the LOC143360736 gene encoding tubulin gamma-2 chain isoform X1, which translates to MPCEMITLQLGQCGNQIGFEFWKKLCAEHGISPEGILEDYATEGTDRKDVFFYQSDDEHYIPRAVLLDLEPRVIHTIMNSPYSKLYNPENIYLSKHGGGAGNNWASGYHQGEKLQEEIFDILDREADGSDSLEGFVLCHSIAGGTGSGMGSFMLESLADRYPKKLIETYSVFPNQDEISDVVVQPYNSLLTLKRLTQCADCVVVLDNTALNRIASDRLHIQNPSFTQINQLVSTIMSVSTTTLRYPSYMNNDLVGLIAPLIPTPRLHFLMTGYTPLTTDQEGASVRKTSVLDVMRRLLQPKNMMVSTALDRNASHCYISILNIIQGEVDPTQVHKSLQRIRERKLAQFIPWGPASIQVALSRKSPYIQSTHRVSGLMLANHTNISSLFDRALQQYDKLRKREAFLEQFRKEKMFEDNLDELDNSREVVEYLVKEYQAATRVDYLSWNPNKVET; encoded by the exons ATGCCTTGCGAAATGATTACTTTGCAATTAGGCCAATGTGGCAACCAAA TTGGATTTGAATTTTGGAAGAAATTATGTGCCGAACATGGCATCAGTCCAGAAGGTATTTTAGAAGATTATGCGACAGAAGGAACTGACAGAAAGGATGTATTTTTTTATCAATCAGATGATGAACATTATATACCAAGAGCAGTATTATTAGATTTGGAACCTAGAGTAATTCATACGATTATGAATTCTCCATATTCTAAG TTATACAATCCagagaatatttatttatcaaaaCATGGAGGCGGTGCTGGAAATAACTGGGCATCAGGCTATCATCAAGGAGAGAAACTTCAGgaagaaatttttgatattttagATAGGGAAGCTGATGGAAGTGACAGTTTAGAG GGATTTGTTCTGTGTCATTCCATAGCAGGTGGTACAGGTTCAGGTATGGGTTCATTCATGCTTGAATCTCTTGCAGACAGATATccgaaaaaattaattgaaacctACAGTGTGTTTCCAAATCAAGATGAAATAAG CGATGTGGTAGTACAACCATATAATTCTCTGTTAACATTGAAGAGATTGACACAATGTGCTGATTGTGTTGTTGTTTTAGACAATACTGCACTTAACAGAATAGCATCAGATAGACTTCATATTCAAAATCCAAGttttacacaaataaatcaACTTGTTTCCACAATAATGTCTGTTAGCACCACTACACTTCG GTACCCTTCGTACATGAACAATGATTTGGTAGGCTTAATTGCTCCATTAATTCCAACACCACGCTTACATTTTCTTATGACTGGTTATACTCCGCTTACTACAGATCAAGAA ggAGCTTCAGTAAGGAAAACTTCAGTATTAGATGTTATGAGACGCTTGTTACAACCAAAAAATATGATGGTCTCCACAGCATTGGACCGAAACGCATCTCATTGTTATATatctattttaaatattatacag GGTGAAGTAGATCCAACACAAGTCCACAAGTCATTACAAAGAATAAGGGAACGAAAACTTGCACAATTTATACCTTGGGGTCCTGCTAGCATACAAGTCGCTTTGTCAAGGAAGTCTCCCTACATACAGAGTACCCATAGAGTGTCAGGCTTAATGTTGGCCAACCATACTAACATATCATCC TTATTTGATCGTGCCTTACAGCAATATGATAAATTGCGAAAACGAGAAGCATTTTTGGAGCAATTTCGtaaagaaaaaatgtttgaagatAATTTGGATGAGCTAGATAATTCTAGAGAAGTCGTTGAATACTTAGTGAAAGAATATCAAGCTGCTACACGAGTCGATTATTTATCTTGGAATCCGAACAAAGTAGAGACATAA